One Natrinema halophilum genomic window carries:
- a CDS encoding polysaccharide deacetylase family protein: protein MGSVVISLDAELGWGFHDLPEPPVERVESGRRGWRSMVELLEEFDVPATWAIVGHLMLDNCDATHADHPAPNGWFDRERTAWAERPDLRFGRDLVRDVLESDVEHEFASHSFSHVLFGRPETNRELAIAELERCRELADDWGQSIDSFIYPRNDVGHRDVLAEHGIGAYRGTSPTRDGVRGVFDSAIRDRSMLVTPIVDEYGLVNVPASMFLFGFEGTARVVAESIWEDPMVVLARRGIDEAARTDGLFHMWLHPNNLTHQRDDRRMRAILSHLERRRSATDLTVETMADVADRFRNPTSTSERATPSWS, encoded by the coding sequence GTGGGAAGCGTCGTAATCTCTCTCGACGCCGAACTCGGGTGGGGATTTCACGATCTTCCCGAGCCGCCGGTAGAACGGGTCGAATCTGGACGCCGAGGCTGGAGGTCCATGGTCGAATTGCTCGAGGAGTTCGACGTACCGGCGACGTGGGCCATCGTCGGACACCTCATGCTCGATAATTGTGATGCTACCCACGCCGACCACCCGGCTCCCAACGGCTGGTTCGACCGCGAACGAACAGCGTGGGCAGAACGCCCCGACCTCCGATTCGGCCGGGATCTGGTACGCGACGTCCTCGAGTCCGATGTCGAACACGAGTTCGCCAGTCACTCGTTCTCACACGTTTTGTTCGGCCGGCCGGAGACCAACCGCGAACTCGCCATCGCGGAACTCGAGCGCTGTCGCGAACTCGCAGACGACTGGGGTCAATCGATCGACTCGTTCATTTATCCGCGAAATGACGTCGGCCACCGCGACGTGCTGGCCGAACACGGAATCGGTGCCTACCGGGGAACCTCGCCGACCCGGGACGGTGTTCGTGGCGTTTTCGATTCTGCGATCCGGGATCGATCGATGCTGGTTACCCCGATTGTTGATGAGTACGGGCTCGTCAACGTCCCTGCCTCGATGTTCCTCTTTGGCTTCGAGGGGACGGCACGGGTGGTCGCCGAATCGATCTGGGAGGATCCGATGGTCGTCCTCGCTCGCCGCGGCATCGACGAGGCGGCGCGGACCGACGGTCTCTTTCACATGTGGCTCCATCCGAACAACCTGACTCACCAGCGGGATGATCGGCGTATGCGGGCGATCCTGTCGCACCTCGAGCGCCGGCGGTCCGCCACTGACCTCACCGTCGAGACGATGGCCGACGTCGCTGATCGGTTCAGGAATCCAACGAGCACGAGCGAGCGGGCGACACCGAGTTGGAGCTAG